A portion of the Epinephelus moara isolate mb chromosome 4, YSFRI_EMoa_1.0, whole genome shotgun sequence genome contains these proteins:
- the LOC126388992 gene encoding transmembrane protein 271-like, with translation MKLSGKGLCTVFSSTLLFVCALSEVVVGLRCVSLGSTVRAHFHLGAAAGAFYSGLLVGIGQVLLGTAMLCCLKKPGCRNFFLLGVVVFLLGVLTAFSGAVVDGDTASLVERKYSHYCFHSVVVNPACEQLRDYQRSLVVSTVLSTLECLLGLINLLVIKRYKTAQFSRSRQSQRQRAGAIILSEEQDCSSADFQPVSYINLGVFNVFDETGAEVQCGGHPSIELPGYSPTDPELNHCFPFSYPLPSELPPAYEDIFPAEACNT, from the coding sequence ATGAAGTTGAGTGGGAAAGGACTGTGCACCGTTTTCTCCAGCACCCTCCTCTTCGTGTGCGCCCTGAGCGAAGTTGTCGTTGGATTAAGATGCGTCTCGTTGGGATCTACGGTGAGAGCGCATTTCCACCTCGGCGCCGCGGCTGGGGCTTTCTACTCCGGGCTACTTGTGGGAATTGGGCAGGTCCTGCTGGGCACCGCGATGCTCTGTTGCCTAAAGAAGCCCGGCTGCAGGAATTTCTTTCTCCTCGGTGTTGTGGTCTTCTTGTTGGGTGTCCTCACCGCCTTCTCCGGCGCGGTGGTGGACGGGGACACGGCTTCTCTGGTGGAgaggaaatattcccattactgcTTCCACTCTGTGGTTGTGAACCCTGCCTGCGAGCAGCTGAGGGATTACCAGCGGAGTCTGGTCGTCTCCACTGTTCTCAGCACCTTGGAGTGCCTCCTCGGGCTCATCAACCTGCTGGTCATCAAAAGGTACAAAACAGCGCAGTTCTCTAGGAGCCGCCAGTCTCAGAGGCAGCGCGCCGGCGCGATCATCCTCAGCGAGGAGCAGGACTGCTCCTCGGCGGATTTCCAGCCGGTGTCTTACATCAATCtgggtgtttttaatgtgtttgacGAGACAGGTGCAGAAGTGCAGTGCGGGGGACACCCGTCAATCGAGCTGCCGGGATACTCGCCCACAGACCCGGAGCTCAATCATTGCTTCCCTTTCTCCTACCCGCTCCCCAGTGAACTGCCGCCCGCATACGAAGACATTTTCCCCGCTGAGGCATGCAACACATAG